One genomic window of Sphingopyxis sp. OPL5 includes the following:
- a CDS encoding amidohydrolase family protein, with the protein MRLFLIAALLASAAPVTAYAHDAAPAAAAQSKPVPKEELLKPPADAVHYVVVSEAGKHGDQWRWQMPDGRIAYRWSQELRGWITEMDQVDSLAPDGTIAATTIRGITLAGDAAEEFRVAGGRATWKTATDAGEAPAGGWYIPAGGVGIANAPLIDALAAAGDAGLAFLPSGRGHMTLAGTQVIQGPAGPKTVQLAFVSGILSSPYPVWLDDKKRYFANIGFISVVPEGYEGALKQLRDAQDAATAEAVAGIAKRFLAPAAKAPVLFDNVQLFDADKGAFLPARAVLAQDGKIAAIGAAGSLKAPAGTRVIDGRGKTLVPGIWDSHLHIGDDWDVLSNMANGITSFRSPGTNIDRAIDATKRRADGTLLMGEPFISVIIDKKDPLAAQGAEVVSSEEEAIAAVRRVKAAGLWGVKFYTSMNPAWIAPAAAEAHKLGLHVHGHVPAGMRPSEAVTAGYDELTHLNFVVMEAMPRDVLDKANTRQRVEGPARLFKDIDLDAPPMKGFIADLAAKKTIVDPTIVIFEGMLTQDGGTPQPAYAPYMGIISPVLERSVFTSAGYPLVEGYTRDDYRKSYAKMVELVGRLHKAGVLIVAGTDGWGIELIRELEIYQQAGFTPAEALQSATILPARVVGADTRTGSIAVGKEADMVLVDGDPATEIGALRRVVTVVSDGYVMDADELRKAAGYSGRPK; encoded by the coding sequence ATGCGCCTGTTCTTGATTGCCGCCCTGCTGGCCTCCGCCGCTCCCGTTACCGCCTATGCGCATGACGCCGCGCCCGCCGCCGCCGCCCAGTCGAAGCCGGTGCCCAAGGAAGAATTGCTCAAGCCGCCCGCCGACGCGGTCCATTATGTCGTCGTCTCCGAAGCCGGCAAGCATGGCGACCAGTGGCGCTGGCAGATGCCCGACGGACGCATCGCCTATCGCTGGTCGCAGGAATTGCGCGGCTGGATCACCGAGATGGACCAGGTCGACAGCCTCGCGCCCGACGGCACGATCGCCGCGACGACGATCCGCGGCATCACCCTCGCCGGCGACGCTGCCGAGGAGTTCCGCGTCGCCGGCGGTCGCGCGACCTGGAAAACCGCGACCGACGCGGGCGAGGCGCCGGCGGGCGGCTGGTATATCCCGGCCGGCGGCGTCGGCATCGCCAACGCCCCGCTGATCGACGCGCTCGCTGCGGCGGGCGACGCCGGGCTCGCCTTCCTGCCCAGCGGTAGGGGCCACATGACCCTCGCCGGCACGCAGGTCATTCAAGGCCCCGCTGGGCCGAAGACCGTCCAGCTCGCCTTCGTCAGCGGCATCCTCTCCTCGCCCTACCCCGTCTGGCTCGACGACAAGAAACGCTATTTCGCCAATATCGGCTTCATCTCGGTGGTGCCGGAGGGCTATGAAGGCGCGCTCAAGCAGCTCCGCGACGCGCAGGACGCCGCCACCGCAGAGGCTGTCGCGGGCATCGCCAAACGCTTCCTCGCCCCCGCCGCGAAAGCCCCGGTGCTGTTCGACAATGTCCAGCTCTTCGACGCCGACAAGGGCGCCTTCCTGCCCGCACGCGCCGTGCTCGCGCAGGACGGCAAGATCGCCGCGATCGGCGCCGCCGGCTCGCTCAAGGCGCCCGCGGGCACGCGTGTCATCGACGGGCGCGGCAAAACGCTCGTCCCCGGCATCTGGGACAGCCACCTCCACATCGGCGACGATTGGGATGTGCTGTCGAATATGGCGAACGGCATCACCAGCTTCCGCAGTCCCGGCACCAACATCGACCGCGCGATCGACGCGACCAAGCGGCGCGCCGACGGCACGCTGCTGATGGGCGAACCCTTCATCTCGGTCATCATCGACAAGAAGGACCCGCTCGCGGCGCAGGGCGCCGAGGTGGTGAGCAGCGAGGAGGAAGCGATCGCCGCCGTCCGGCGCGTCAAAGCCGCCGGCCTGTGGGGCGTCAAATTCTACACCTCGATGAACCCCGCGTGGATCGCCCCAGCCGCCGCCGAGGCGCACAAGCTCGGCCTCCACGTCCATGGCCATGTCCCCGCGGGCATGCGGCCGAGCGAGGCGGTGACCGCGGGCTATGACGAGCTCACCCACCTCAATTTCGTCGTGATGGAAGCGATGCCGCGCGACGTGCTCGACAAGGCGAACACGCGCCAGCGTGTCGAGGGGCCGGCGCGCCTTTTCAAGGATATCGACCTCGACGCGCCGCCGATGAAGGGCTTCATCGCCGACCTCGCCGCCAAAAAGACCATCGTCGACCCGACGATCGTCATCTTCGAAGGCATGCTGACGCAGGACGGCGGCACGCCGCAGCCCGCCTATGCCCCCTATATGGGCATCATCTCGCCCGTCCTCGAACGCTCGGTCTTCACCTCGGCGGGCTATCCGCTGGTCGAGGGCTATACGCGCGACGATTATCGCAAAAGCTATGCGAAGATGGTCGAACTCGTCGGCCGGCTGCACAAGGCGGGCGTGCTGATCGTCGCGGGCACCGACGGCTGGGGCATCGAGTTGATCCGCGAGCTGGAAATCTATCAGCAGGCCGGCTTCACCCCGGCTGAAGCCTTGCAGAGCGCCACCATCCTCCCCGCCCGCGTCGTCGGCGCCGACACACGCACCGGATCGATCGCGGTCGGCAAGGAAGCCGACATGGTGCTGGTCGACGGCGACCCCGCGACCGAAATCGGCGCGCTGCGCCGCGTCGTGACGGTGGTCAGCGACGGCTATGTCATGGACGCGGACGAATTGCGCAAGGCGGCGGGATATAGCGGGCGGCCGAAGTAG
- a CDS encoding glycine zipper 2TM domain-containing protein gives MFLLKKLALTALIGASTLAALPAEADARDRHHRQSYYGHRDNDRYRDYRRDYRRDYRRDYRRSDYRDRRYHCRRGSGTTGLIVGGAAGALIGREVDRYGDRVPGTIIGGAAGALIGREIDRGGRRC, from the coding sequence ATGTTCCTGCTCAAGAAACTGGCGCTTACGGCGCTGATCGGTGCCAGCACCCTCGCGGCGCTGCCCGCCGAAGCCGATGCGCGCGACCGGCACCACCGCCAGTCCTATTATGGTCACCGCGACAATGACCGGTATCGCGATTATCGCCGCGACTATCGGCGGGACTATCGCCGCGATTATCGGCGCAGCGACTATCGCGATCGCCGCTATCATTGCCGACGCGGCAGCGGCACGACGGGCCTGATCGTCGGCGGAGCGGCGGGCGCCTTGATCGGCCGCGAAGTCGATCGTTATGGCGACCGCGTTCCCGGCACGATCATCGGCGGCGCCGCGGGTGCGCTGATCGGCCGCGAGATCGACCGCGGCGGTCGTCGCTGCTGA
- a CDS encoding DUF952 domain-containing protein, translated as MTATTAFKVLTAQQWTDFERERVFRGATVDIADGYIHLSTAEQLEETIAKYFAGQTDLMIAEVDLTCLGDAVRWEPARGGALFPHIYAELPMHAVVGLQRRG; from the coding sequence ATGACCGCGACCACCGCCTTCAAGGTTCTGACCGCCCAGCAATGGACCGACTTCGAACGCGAACGCGTGTTCCGCGGCGCCACGGTGGATATCGCCGACGGCTATATCCACCTGTCGACCGCCGAGCAGCTCGAAGAGACGATCGCCAAATATTTCGCGGGCCAAACCGACCTGATGATCGCCGAGGTGGACCTCACCTGCCTCGGCGACGCGGTCCGCTGGGAACCGGCGCGCGGCGGCGCGCTCTTCCCGCATATCTATGCCGAACTGCCGATGCATGCGGTGGTCGGACTGCAAAGGCGCGGCTGA
- the gyrA gene encoding DNA gyrase subunit A: MKTSYLDYAMSVIVSRALPDVRDGLKPVHRRILYSAFESGYVAGRPYRKSARIVGDVMGKYHPHGDSSIYDALARMTQDWSMSVPLVDGQGNFGSMDPDPPAAMRYTESRLAKVANTLLGDLDKDTVDFQPNYDGSESEPTVLPARYPNLLVNGAGGIAVGMATNIPPHNLGEVINATLATIDDPDISLEDLMAIIPGPDFPTGAMMLGQGGARNAYATGRGSIMMRSTYVIEEGRGDRQSIVLTAIPFQVGKSGLVEKIAEAARDKRIEGVADIRDESNREGVRVVIELKRDATAEVVLNQLWRHTPAQSSFPANMLAIRGGRPEMMGLKTILSAFIDFREEVITRRCKFELNKARDRAHILLGLVVAVSNLDEVVRIIRGSPSPAAARDALLAREWPIGDIAPYIRLVEAIDGEMDDSASYRLSEVQVKAILDLRLHRLTALGRDEIGKELKELADEIEGLLAILADREKLYAVMREELVAVRDEFAKPRRTLLAPAADGIDDEDLIEREEMVVTVTLDGYIKRTPLDTFRAQRRGGKGRAGMATKDEDVVTELFVTSTHTPVLFFSTLGKVYRMKVWRLPEGGPATRGRPMINLLPLGKDETISTVLPLPEDEAEWGKLHVMFATAKGNVRRNSMDAFTNVPSNGKIAMKFEGEDEDDRLIGVALLDESDDVLLASRQGKAIRFAGDDVREFQSRNSTGVRGMRLGEGDEVISLSILHRVGTTGDEREAYLRAAPWKDNENEPTLTPDRMAELTAREQFILTICANGYGKMSSAYEYRRTGRGGQGITNIDNIGRNGLVVASFPAVQADQLMLVTDQAKLIRMGLDSLRVIGRGSAGVRLFDVANDEHVVSAALIGDSDEDTEEGDDETPAVDDAAEPAPDGATE; encoded by the coding sequence ATGAAGACCTCCTATCTCGATTACGCGATGAGCGTGATCGTCAGCCGCGCGCTGCCCGACGTGCGCGACGGCCTGAAGCCCGTGCACCGCCGCATCCTCTATTCGGCGTTCGAAAGCGGCTATGTCGCCGGCCGCCCCTATCGCAAATCGGCGCGCATCGTCGGCGACGTCATGGGTAAATATCACCCGCATGGCGACAGCTCGATCTACGACGCCCTCGCGCGCATGACGCAGGACTGGTCGATGAGCGTGCCGCTCGTCGACGGCCAGGGCAATTTCGGCTCGATGGATCCCGATCCGCCGGCGGCGATGCGCTACACCGAATCGCGCCTCGCCAAGGTCGCGAACACCCTGCTCGGTGATCTCGACAAGGACACCGTCGATTTCCAGCCCAACTATGACGGCTCGGAATCCGAACCCACCGTCCTCCCCGCGCGCTATCCGAACCTGCTGGTCAACGGCGCGGGCGGCATCGCGGTCGGCATGGCGACGAACATCCCGCCGCATAACCTCGGCGAAGTGATCAACGCGACGCTGGCGACGATCGACGATCCCGACATCAGCCTCGAAGACCTGATGGCCATCATCCCCGGCCCCGATTTCCCGACCGGCGCGATGATGCTCGGCCAGGGCGGCGCGCGCAACGCCTATGCCACCGGTCGCGGCTCGATCATGATGCGATCGACCTATGTCATCGAGGAAGGCCGCGGCGACCGCCAGTCGATCGTCCTCACCGCCATCCCGTTCCAGGTCGGCAAGTCGGGCCTGGTCGAGAAGATCGCCGAGGCGGCGCGCGACAAGCGCATCGAGGGCGTCGCCGACATCCGCGACGAATCGAACCGTGAGGGCGTGCGCGTCGTCATCGAGCTGAAGCGCGACGCGACCGCCGAGGTCGTGCTCAACCAGCTCTGGCGCCACACCCCCGCCCAGTCGAGCTTCCCCGCCAACATGCTCGCGATCCGCGGCGGCCGCCCCGAAATGATGGGGCTCAAGACGATCCTGTCGGCGTTCATCGACTTCCGCGAGGAGGTGATCACCCGTCGCTGCAAGTTCGAACTCAACAAGGCGCGCGACCGTGCGCATATCTTGCTAGGCCTCGTCGTCGCGGTCAGCAACCTCGACGAGGTCGTCCGCATCATCCGCGGATCGCCCAGCCCGGCGGCGGCCCGCGACGCCTTGCTCGCGCGCGAATGGCCGATCGGCGACATCGCCCCCTATATCCGCCTCGTCGAGGCGATCGACGGCGAGATGGATGATAGCGCTTCGTATCGCCTGTCCGAAGTCCAGGTGAAGGCGATCCTCGACCTCCGCCTGCACCGTCTCACCGCCCTCGGCCGCGATGAGATCGGCAAGGAACTCAAGGAGTTGGCGGACGAGATTGAGGGATTGCTTGCGATCCTCGCCGACCGCGAAAAACTCTATGCCGTGATGCGCGAAGAGCTGGTCGCGGTGCGCGACGAATTCGCCAAACCGCGCCGCACGCTGCTCGCGCCCGCCGCCGACGGCATCGACGACGAGGATCTGATCGAGCGCGAGGAGATGGTCGTCACCGTCACCCTCGACGGCTATATCAAGCGCACCCCGCTCGACACCTTCCGCGCCCAGCGCCGCGGCGGCAAGGGCCGCGCCGGCATGGCGACGAAGGACGAGGATGTCGTTACCGAGCTGTTCGTCACTTCGACGCACACCCCGGTGCTGTTCTTCTCGACCCTCGGCAAGGTCTACCGCATGAAGGTGTGGCGCCTGCCCGAGGGCGGGCCGGCGACGCGCGGCCGGCCGATGATCAACCTGCTGCCGCTCGGCAAGGACGAGACGATCTCGACCGTCCTCCCGCTGCCCGAGGACGAGGCCGAATGGGGCAAGCTCCACGTCATGTTCGCAACCGCGAAGGGCAATGTGCGTCGTAACAGCATGGACGCTTTCACCAACGTGCCATCGAACGGCAAGATCGCGATGAAATTCGAAGGCGAGGACGAGGATGATCGCCTGATCGGCGTCGCCTTGCTCGACGAAAGCGACGATGTGCTGCTCGCCAGCCGCCAGGGCAAGGCGATCCGCTTCGCCGGCGACGATGTCCGCGAATTCCAGAGCCGCAATTCGACCGGCGTGCGCGGCATGCGCCTCGGCGAGGGCGACGAGGTGATCTCGCTGTCGATCCTCCACCGCGTTGGCACCACCGGCGACGAGCGCGAGGCCTATCTGCGCGCCGCGCCGTGGAAGGACAACGAGAATGAGCCGACGCTGACCCCGGACCGGATGGCCGAACTGACCGCGCGCGAGCAGTTCATCCTGACGATCTGCGCCAACGGCTATGGCAAGATGTCCTCGGCCTATGAATATCGCCGCACCGGTCGCGGCGGTCAGGGGATCACCAACATCGACAATATCGGCCGCAACGGCCTCGTCGTCGCCAGCTTCCCCGCGGTTCAGGCCGATCAGCTGATGCTCGTCACCGACCAGGCCAAGCTGATCCGCATGGGACTCGATTCCTTGCGCGTCATCGGGCGCGGCTCGGCGGGCGTGCGGCTGTTCGACGTCGCCAACGACGAGCATGTCGTGTCGGCGGCGCTGATCGGCGACAGCGACGAGGACACCGAGGAAGGGGACGACGAAACGCCCGCGGTCGACGACGCTGCCGAACCCGCACCCGACGGCGCGACCGAATGA
- a CDS encoding TauD/TfdA dioxygenase family protein, translated as MTLTITPSGQSCGARITGVDLTRPLAADAVADIRAAWLDHHVLAFPDQKLGDDDLERFTRYFGGFGDDPFIKPIPGRDHVIAVRRRADETAPLFAENWHSDWSFQARPPAGTCLFGITIPPVGGNTEFANQHAALDAMPAEMRARVEGLQAIHSARAGYAPSGMYGAKDKDRSMDIRSGDEALETQRHPFVRDHPETGRKGLFGCAGYIIGFDGLDDSEGLSLLYELIQWQGREEFRYSHAWEPDMLVMWDNRSVLHRATGGYDGHDRLLHRTTIAAWDG; from the coding sequence ATGACCCTCACCATCACCCCCAGCGGTCAGTCCTGCGGCGCCCGCATCACCGGCGTCGATCTGACCCGGCCGCTCGCCGCCGACGCCGTCGCGGACATCCGCGCCGCCTGGCTCGACCATCATGTCCTCGCCTTCCCCGACCAGAAGCTGGGCGACGACGATCTTGAGCGCTTCACCCGCTATTTTGGCGGTTTCGGCGACGATCCTTTCATCAAGCCGATCCCCGGCCGCGACCATGTCATCGCGGTCAGGCGGCGCGCCGACGAGACCGCGCCGCTGTTCGCCGAAAACTGGCACAGCGACTGGAGCTTCCAGGCGCGGCCACCGGCGGGAACCTGCCTGTTCGGCATCACCATCCCCCCGGTCGGCGGCAACACCGAATTTGCGAACCAGCATGCCGCGCTCGACGCGATGCCCGCCGAGATGCGTGCGCGCGTCGAAGGCCTGCAGGCGATCCACAGCGCCCGCGCCGGCTACGCCCCTTCGGGCATGTACGGTGCGAAGGACAAGGATCGCAGCATGGATATTCGCTCGGGCGACGAAGCGCTCGAAACGCAGCGCCATCCCTTCGTCCGCGACCATCCCGAAACCGGCCGCAAGGGCCTGTTCGGCTGCGCGGGCTATATCATCGGCTTCGACGGGCTCGACGATAGCGAGGGTCTGTCGCTGCTCTACGAACTGATCCAGTGGCAGGGGCGCGAGGAGTTTCGCTATTCCCACGCTTGGGAACCCGACATGCTCGTCATGTGGGACAATCGCTCGGTCCTCCACCGCGCGACCGGCGGTTACGATGGCCACGACCGGCTATTGCACCGCACGACGATCGCGGCGTGGGACGGCTAG
- a CDS encoding EF-hand domain-containing protein — MAVSRFLIGGIASALLLSGGVFIWKGYSQIAEEAVIPDAPPDPGPIPVAGAGAPKRGAAPPELPAAKDASREERRFNRYDRDRNEVVSRVEMMSTRTAAFRKLDKDGNNLLTFEEWAAATGERFAGADKDKSGGLSRAEFATTAPKRAVPAKCKC, encoded by the coding sequence ATGGCGGTTTCGCGGTTCCTGATCGGCGGTATCGCCAGCGCGCTGTTGCTCAGCGGCGGCGTCTTTATCTGGAAGGGCTATAGCCAGATCGCCGAGGAGGCGGTGATCCCCGACGCGCCGCCCGATCCGGGGCCGATCCCGGTGGCGGGCGCGGGGGCGCCGAAACGCGGCGCGGCGCCGCCAGAGCTTCCCGCCGCCAAGGACGCGTCGCGCGAGGAGCGGCGCTTCAACCGCTATGATCGCGATCGCAACGAAGTGGTCAGCCGGGTCGAAATGATGTCGACGCGCACCGCGGCGTTCCGCAAGCTCGACAAGGACGGCAACAATCTGCTGACCTTCGAGGAATGGGCGGCGGCGACCGGCGAACGCTTCGCGGGGGCGGACAAGGACAAGTCGGGGGGGCTGAGCCGCGCTGAGTTCGCGACGACGGCGCCGAAAAGGGCGGTGCCGGCGAAGTGCAAATGTTAG
- a CDS encoding lysoplasmalogenase codes for MSGDGGWDRARWLWVAALAGGVSFFWAVLQHLDGPAIWAWKTSGVALLALWAAANARSTDGWLIAAALGFGALGDYLLDALGMLQGAAAFATGHLIAIALYLRNRRPSLSGSQRLLVWATVPLALVIAWGLTHAAETGQMIAAMAYTGGVAVMAATAWASRFPRYRTGIGAMIFLASDLFIFAGEGGTLSRSVTMWLVWPLYFTGQALIAWGVVSTLSRESDAGRVTA; via the coding sequence ATGTCGGGTGACGGCGGTTGGGATCGGGCGCGGTGGCTGTGGGTCGCGGCGCTGGCCGGCGGGGTGAGCTTTTTCTGGGCGGTGCTGCAACATCTCGACGGACCGGCGATCTGGGCGTGGAAGACGTCGGGGGTCGCGCTGCTGGCGCTGTGGGCCGCCGCCAATGCGCGAAGCACCGACGGCTGGCTGATCGCGGCGGCGCTCGGTTTCGGAGCGCTCGGGGATTATCTGCTCGACGCGCTGGGAATGTTGCAGGGCGCGGCAGCGTTCGCGACCGGGCACCTTATCGCGATCGCGCTGTACCTGCGCAACCGGCGGCCGAGCCTGTCGGGATCGCAACGGCTGCTCGTCTGGGCGACGGTGCCGCTCGCGCTGGTGATCGCCTGGGGCCTGACGCACGCGGCCGAGACGGGGCAGATGATCGCGGCGATGGCCTATACCGGCGGGGTCGCGGTGATGGCGGCGACCGCCTGGGCGAGCCGGTTCCCGCGCTATCGCACCGGTATCGGCGCGATGATCTTCCTGGCCAGCGACCTGTTCATCTTTGCCGGCGAAGGCGGAACCTTGTCGAGGTCGGTGACGATGTGGCTCGTCTGGCCGCTCTATTTCACCGGGCAGGCGCTGATCGCATGGGGCGTGGTCAGCACACTGTCGCGCGAAAGCGATGCCGGGCGGGTGACCGCCTGA
- a CDS encoding peroxiredoxin: MKTLTKIAMSFGLGLSLAVLPAQGIAALKQGAKAPDFTLNAAQGGKEFSLSLKQTLRNGPVVLYFFPAAFTPGCTVEAHLFAEANSRFNQLGARVIGVTAGNIHRVAEFSRSECRDKFAVAADPGAKVAATYDATMQRPDGTTLSSRTSYVIAPNGTILLSYTDSKPQAHIEQTMAAVRAWNARKR, from the coding sequence ATGAAAACCCTGACGAAAATCGCAATGTCGTTCGGCCTGGGCCTGTCGCTTGCCGTGCTTCCGGCGCAGGGCATCGCGGCCCTCAAGCAGGGTGCGAAGGCACCCGATTTCACGCTGAACGCGGCGCAGGGCGGCAAGGAATTCAGCCTGTCGCTGAAACAGACGCTGCGCAACGGGCCGGTGGTGCTCTATTTCTTTCCGGCGGCCTTCACGCCCGGTTGCACGGTGGAGGCGCACCTGTTCGCCGAAGCGAACAGCCGTTTCAACCAGCTCGGCGCCCGCGTCATCGGGGTGACCGCGGGCAATATCCACCGCGTCGCCGAATTTTCGCGGTCGGAGTGCCGCGACAAGTTCGCCGTCGCCGCCGATCCGGGGGCCAAGGTCGCGGCGACCTATGACGCGACGATGCAGCGTCCCGACGGGACGACGCTGTCCAGCCGCACCTCCTATGTCATCGCCCCGAACGGGACGATCCTGCTGAGCTACACTGACAGCAAGCCGCAGGCGCATATCGAACAGACGATGGCGGCGGTGCGCGCGTGGAATGCGCGGAAGCGGTAG
- a CDS encoding SDR family oxidoreductase, whose protein sequence is MTGFDGLAGQHVLVVGGSSGIGQAVAAMAARHGASVTIAGRDAARLAAAVATVGGEGAALDMLDETAVEAFFASREPFDHVIVTAAQLRSGPIRDLPLADAKATFDSKFWGSYVIARHAKIVDGGSLTLTLGAGGRRPRAGRAAVAAATVAVEGLTRVLASEFAPVRVNCVSPGLVDTPLLRSVRPASSPPPPQPVARVASPEEIAFQILACAVNPFMTGAIVDVDGGLALT, encoded by the coding sequence ATGACGGGCTTTGACGGACTGGCGGGACAGCATGTGCTGGTCGTCGGAGGCAGTTCGGGGATCGGGCAGGCGGTCGCCGCGATGGCGGCGCGGCACGGCGCTTCGGTCACGATCGCCGGGCGCGATGCGGCCAGACTGGCCGCGGCGGTGGCGACGGTCGGGGGAGAAGGCGCGGCGCTGGATATGCTCGACGAGACCGCGGTCGAAGCCTTTTTCGCGAGCCGCGAACCGTTCGATCATGTCATCGTCACCGCCGCGCAGCTTCGGTCGGGGCCGATCCGTGACTTGCCGCTGGCGGACGCGAAAGCGACGTTCGATTCGAAATTCTGGGGCAGCTATGTGATCGCCAGACACGCGAAAATTGTCGACGGCGGTTCGCTGACGCTGACGTTGGGAGCCGGCGGGCGCCGACCGCGTGCCGGCCGTGCCGCGGTGGCCGCCGCGACCGTCGCGGTCGAGGGGCTGACCCGGGTGCTGGCAAGCGAGTTCGCGCCGGTTCGCGTCAATTGCGTTTCGCCGGGGCTGGTCGACACGCCGCTGTTGCGATCGGTCCGTCCGGCTTCGAGTCCGCCACCGCCGCAGCCGGTCGCGCGGGTTGCCAGCCCCGAAGAGATCGCCTTCCAGATTCTGGCCTGCGCCGTGAACCCGTTCATGACCGGTGCGATCGTCGATGTGGACGGCGGACTGGCGCTCACCTAA
- the trmFO gene encoding methylenetetrahydrofolate--tRNA-(uracil(54)-C(5))-methyltransferase (FADH(2)-oxidizing) TrmFO has protein sequence MAHDIHIIGGGLAGSEAAWQLAEAGYRVRLSEMRGGGDMTPAHQGDTLAEMVCSNSFRSDDGDSNAVGLLHREMRSLGSIIMREADVHKVPAGSALAVDRDLFSGGVTQALSQHPNIAIVRERIDTLPTEGLTIVATGPLTGAALADSIGTATGKDALAFFDAIAPIVYRDSVDMDVAWMASRWDKVGPIGDGKDYINCPMDKEQYHAFVQGLVDGDKTEFKEWESSTPYFEGCMPIEVMAERGPETLRFGPMKGVGLDNPRTGRWPYAVVQLRQDNALGTLWNMVGFQTKLKHAAQVELFRTIPGLEKAEFARLGGLHRNSFIRSPELLDHQLRLKSAPHIRFAGQITGCEGYVESAAIGLIAALFAAAELGGRTLPPPPPETALGALLGHITGGADAASYQPMNVNFGLFPPLAEDVRKKDRKLGYTQRAGAALAEWMKVAEGVSA, from the coding sequence GTGGCGCACGACATCCACATCATCGGCGGCGGTCTCGCCGGCTCCGAAGCGGCATGGCAACTCGCCGAAGCCGGCTATCGCGTCCGGCTGTCCGAAATGCGCGGCGGCGGCGATATGACCCCGGCGCATCAGGGCGACACCCTCGCCGAAATGGTCTGCTCGAACAGCTTCCGCAGCGACGACGGCGACAGCAATGCGGTCGGCCTGCTCCACCGGGAGATGCGCAGCCTCGGCTCGATCATCATGCGCGAGGCCGATGTCCACAAGGTCCCCGCCGGCTCGGCGCTCGCGGTCGACCGCGACCTCTTCTCGGGCGGTGTGACACAGGCGCTGTCGCAGCACCCCAACATCGCCATCGTCCGCGAACGCATCGACACGCTGCCCACCGAAGGCCTCACCATCGTCGCCACCGGCCCGCTGACTGGCGCCGCGCTCGCCGACAGCATCGGCACCGCGACCGGCAAGGACGCGCTCGCCTTTTTCGACGCCATCGCCCCGATCGTCTACCGCGACAGTGTCGACATGGACGTGGCCTGGATGGCGAGCCGCTGGGACAAGGTCGGCCCGATCGGCGACGGCAAGGACTATATCAACTGCCCGATGGACAAGGAGCAATACCACGCCTTCGTCCAGGGACTCGTCGACGGCGACAAGACCGAGTTCAAGGAGTGGGAGTCGAGCACCCCCTATTTCGAAGGCTGCATGCCGATCGAGGTGATGGCCGAACGCGGCCCCGAAACGCTGCGCTTCGGCCCGATGAAGGGCGTCGGCCTCGACAATCCGCGCACCGGGCGCTGGCCCTATGCCGTCGTCCAGCTGCGCCAGGACAATGCGCTCGGCACTTTGTGGAACATGGTCGGCTTCCAGACCAAGCTTAAACACGCCGCGCAGGTCGAGCTGTTCCGCACCATCCCCGGTCTCGAAAAGGCCGAATTCGCGCGGCTCGGCGGGCTACACCGCAACAGTTTCATCCGCTCGCCCGAACTGCTCGACCATCAGCTCCGCCTCAAATCGGCGCCGCACATCCGCTTCGCGGGCCAGATCACCGGCTGCGAAGGCTATGTCGAGAGCGCCGCGATCGGCCTGATCGCCGCGCTCTTCGCCGCCGCCGAGCTCGGCGGCCGCACGCTTCCGCCGCCGCCGCCTGAAACCGCGCTCGGCGCGCTGCTCGGCCACATCACCGGCGGCGCGGATGCGGCAAGCTACCAGCCGATGAACGTCAACTTCGGCCTGTTCCCGCCGCTCGCCGAGGATGTCCGCAAAAAGGACCGCAAACTGGGCTACACCCAGCGCGCGGGTGCGGCTTTGGCCGAGTGGATGAAAGTCGCCGAGGGGGTCTCAGCCTAA